A single region of the Rathayibacter rathayi genome encodes:
- a CDS encoding DUF1684 domain-containing protein → MTTPSSSVTAPSRASIDLTESARAGWESWLVRRVERVTGPRGDLALVETRWLEPGESVDDKQALIGYGPSAGLTRMRRENLETGEPEYGYRVWDAASAGIRSFDAIETFPFNAAWVLEAWFEPVSEDRTVPFEHLRDNGATRELVVPGDITFSLVDDGRAQEYTVAAFDDGGTLLVPFGDPTNRSDDPDLASYPVGRFLVVQRIGGAADAGTPGPVLLDFNRAYIPPCGFSPHYNCPLPPAQNRLGVPVTAGERRVRSASA, encoded by the coding sequence ATGACCACTCCGAGCAGTAGCGTCACCGCACCCTCCCGCGCCTCGATCGACCTCACCGAGTCGGCGCGCGCCGGCTGGGAGTCGTGGCTCGTCCGCCGAGTCGAGCGCGTCACCGGACCCCGCGGCGACCTGGCCCTCGTCGAGACCCGGTGGCTCGAGCCCGGCGAAAGCGTCGACGACAAGCAGGCGCTGATCGGCTACGGCCCCTCCGCTGGCCTCACCCGGATGCGGCGCGAGAACCTCGAGACCGGCGAGCCGGAGTACGGCTACCGCGTGTGGGACGCCGCCTCGGCGGGTATTCGCTCCTTCGACGCCATTGAGACCTTCCCGTTCAACGCGGCCTGGGTGCTCGAGGCGTGGTTCGAGCCGGTGAGCGAGGACCGCACGGTTCCGTTCGAGCATCTGCGCGACAACGGGGCGACCAGGGAGCTGGTCGTGCCCGGCGACATCACCTTTTCGCTGGTGGACGACGGCCGCGCCCAGGAGTACACGGTGGCAGCGTTCGACGACGGCGGCACCCTGCTCGTGCCGTTCGGCGACCCGACCAATCGCAGCGACGACCCCGACCTCGCGAGCTACCCCGTCGGCCGCTTCCTCGTGGTGCAGCGGATCGGCGGCGCAGCGGATGCGGGCACGCCCGGCCCGGTGCTCCTGGACTTCAATCGCGCGTACATCCCGCCGTGCGGGTTCTCGCCGCACTACAACTGCCCGCTGCCGCCGGCACAGAATCGGCTCGGCGTGCCGGTGACGGCCGGCGAGCGGCGAGTGCGGAGCGCCTCCGCCTGA
- a CDS encoding HelD family protein, with the protein MTDGSTVQGTELTREREYVAALYTRLDELIAQTREALDIVRIESVGGNHQSRSERDAYARLYEDRLRSLTGADDRLAFGRLTLADGDSEHRYIGRIGLRDEEQDTLLLDWRAPQSAAFYQATAARPMGTRARRHLTTRGREVLRFEDEVFDEELLRQGTVLQGEGALMAALDAQRTGRMHDIVATIQSEQDRIIRSELRGVLVVQGGPGTGKTAVALHRAAYLLYSYRDRIASSGVLVVGPSRSFLRYIEAVLPSLGETGVVLSTVGQLYPGLDLIDEDAPTVARVKGSARMAELLKRAVRSRQVVPAEAQLLDVNGEKLRLEPQDVERAITRARDSRKPHNEARVTFVKTLLSQLTRQLADQLRSHGSTVDEADEAVLREDVRTAYDVRVALNTAWIPLTPEKLLQDLYARPNWFATLTPRWSAEQRSLLRRDRDAPFTVSDVPLLDEAAELLGAYDDHADASKKAEKEQRRRDLENAEAAIRNMGVDGLVNAKDLAAGFAERSVLGTTAERAAADRTWTYGHVVVDEAQELSPMQWRVLLRRCPMRSFTIVGDVAQASGASAASTWDAALRDTFGRQGRGVEAAPWRLEELTVNYRTPAQIVAFAERTARENGLEITPGEAVRSTEWPVRTIRDRGDAKLAARVLAAVIEDRAIGEEGTLAVIAPDDDLAAIAERLEERFGREVGRGATGLDRAIAVLSTNDAKGLEFDSVIIARPRLIAQTGERGAASLYVAMTRPTQRLTLVE; encoded by the coding sequence ATGACGGACGGCAGTACGGTTCAGGGCACCGAGCTCACTCGGGAGCGCGAGTACGTCGCGGCGCTCTACACCCGCCTCGACGAGCTGATCGCCCAGACCCGCGAGGCGCTGGACATCGTCCGCATCGAGAGCGTCGGCGGCAACCATCAGAGCCGCTCCGAGCGCGACGCCTACGCGCGCCTCTACGAGGACCGCCTCCGCTCGCTCACCGGCGCCGACGACCGCCTCGCCTTCGGCCGGCTGACCCTTGCCGATGGCGACTCCGAGCACCGCTACATCGGCCGCATCGGACTGCGCGACGAGGAGCAGGACACGCTCCTGCTCGACTGGCGCGCCCCCCAGTCGGCCGCCTTCTACCAGGCCACCGCGGCCCGCCCGATGGGGACCCGGGCGCGCCGCCACCTCACCACCCGCGGACGCGAGGTCCTCCGCTTCGAGGACGAAGTCTTCGACGAGGAGCTGCTGCGCCAGGGCACCGTGCTGCAGGGCGAGGGTGCGCTGATGGCGGCGCTCGACGCGCAGCGCACGGGCCGGATGCACGACATCGTCGCGACCATCCAGAGCGAGCAAGACCGCATCATCCGCTCAGAGCTGCGCGGCGTACTCGTCGTCCAGGGCGGGCCCGGCACCGGCAAGACCGCGGTCGCCCTGCACCGCGCCGCCTACCTGCTCTACTCCTACCGCGACCGCATCGCCTCTTCCGGCGTGCTCGTCGTCGGACCGTCGCGCTCCTTCCTCCGCTACATCGAGGCGGTCCTGCCCTCGCTCGGCGAGACGGGTGTCGTCCTCTCCACCGTCGGGCAGCTCTACCCGGGCCTCGACCTCATCGACGAGGATGCGCCGACGGTTGCGCGAGTGAAAGGTTCGGCGCGGATGGCGGAGCTGCTCAAGCGCGCCGTCCGCTCCCGCCAGGTCGTCCCGGCCGAGGCGCAACTGCTCGACGTGAACGGCGAGAAGCTGCGCCTGGAGCCCCAGGACGTAGAGCGCGCGATCACTCGCGCCCGCGACTCCCGCAAGCCGCACAATGAGGCCCGGGTCACCTTCGTCAAGACGCTGCTCTCGCAGCTGACTCGCCAGCTCGCCGACCAGCTGCGCAGTCACGGCAGCACGGTCGACGAGGCCGACGAGGCGGTGCTGCGCGAGGACGTCCGCACCGCGTACGACGTGCGCGTCGCGTTGAACACGGCGTGGATCCCGCTCACTCCCGAGAAGCTGCTGCAGGACCTCTACGCGCGCCCGAACTGGTTCGCCACCCTCACCCCCCGCTGGAGTGCGGAGCAGCGCTCGCTCCTGCGCCGCGACCGTGACGCTCCCTTCACCGTCTCGGACGTGCCGCTGCTGGACGAGGCCGCCGAACTGCTCGGCGCCTACGACGACCACGCCGATGCGTCGAAGAAGGCCGAGAAGGAGCAGCGCCGCCGCGACCTCGAGAATGCGGAGGCGGCCATCCGCAACATGGGCGTCGACGGGCTCGTCAACGCCAAGGACCTCGCCGCGGGCTTCGCCGAGCGCTCGGTGCTCGGCACCACCGCGGAGCGGGCCGCGGCCGACCGCACCTGGACCTACGGCCACGTCGTGGTCGACGAGGCGCAGGAGCTCTCGCCCATGCAGTGGCGGGTGCTACTGCGCCGCTGCCCGATGCGCTCGTTCACCATCGTGGGCGACGTCGCCCAGGCGTCCGGAGCCTCCGCTGCGTCGACCTGGGACGCCGCGCTCCGTGACACCTTCGGTCGCCAGGGCCGCGGAGTGGAGGCGGCACCGTGGCGCCTCGAGGAGCTGACCGTCAACTACCGCACGCCCGCGCAGATCGTCGCCTTCGCCGAGCGGACGGCGCGCGAGAACGGACTCGAGATCACTCCGGGCGAGGCTGTGCGCTCCACGGAGTGGCCGGTGCGGACCATCCGCGACCGCGGCGACGCGAAGCTCGCCGCGCGCGTGCTCGCCGCTGTGATCGAGGACCGGGCGATCGGGGAGGAGGGGACTCTCGCGGTGATCGCGCCCGATGACGACCTCGCCGCGATCGCCGAGCGCCTCGAGGAGCGCTTCGGCCGGGAGGTCGGCCGGGGAGCGACCGGGCTCGACCGCGCGATCGCCGTGCTCTCGACGAACGACGCCAAGGGGCTCGAGTTCGACTCCGTGATTATCGCCCGTCCGCGCCTGATCGCGCAGACCGGCGAGCGCGGCGCCGCCTCCCTCTACGTGGCGATGACCCGGCCGACGCAGCGCCTCACTCTGGTGGAGTGA
- a CDS encoding FKBP-type peptidyl-prolyl cis-trans isomerase, with protein MSSENLTKPELDAPEGPAPDTLVVEDIVIGDGAEAQPGSTVEVHYLGVEYDTGEEFDSSWSRNQSINFPLSNLIRAWQQGIPGMKVGGRRKLVCPPALAYGPAGGGHPLSGKTLIFVIDLLGTA; from the coding sequence ATGAGCAGCGAGAACCTGACCAAGCCCGAGCTCGACGCCCCGGAGGGCCCGGCCCCCGACACGCTGGTCGTCGAGGACATCGTCATCGGAGATGGCGCCGAGGCACAGCCCGGCTCGACTGTCGAGGTGCACTACCTCGGCGTCGAGTACGACACCGGCGAGGAGTTCGACTCCTCCTGGAGCCGCAACCAGTCGATCAACTTCCCCCTCAGCAACCTCATCCGCGCCTGGCAGCAGGGCATCCCGGGGATGAAGGTCGGTGGCCGCCGCAAGCTGGTCTGCCCGCCCGCGCTGGCCTACGGACCGGCCGGTGGCGGGCACCCGCTTTCCGGCAAGACCCTGATCTTCGTGATCGACCTGCTCGGCACAGCGTAG
- a CDS encoding protealysin inhibitor emfourin, protein MSPVRWWAEAGSIARMDVIVSRSGGFAGLRRVWRVDVEQQPDERAWRDLLGSLPWDDADGDSPGRADRFVYEIRVQTHHVRLGETELGGAWRELVDRVTKAQPR, encoded by the coding sequence GTGAGCCCGGTCCGCTGGTGGGCGGAGGCGGGTAGCATCGCGCGCATGGACGTCATCGTGTCGCGCAGCGGCGGATTCGCCGGTCTCCGCCGCGTGTGGCGGGTCGACGTGGAGCAGCAGCCCGACGAACGCGCCTGGCGCGACCTGCTCGGCTCGCTCCCCTGGGACGATGCAGACGGCGACTCCCCCGGCCGGGCCGACCGCTTCGTCTACGAGATCCGCGTGCAGACCCACCACGTCCGCCTCGGTGAGACCGAGCTCGGCGGCGCGTGGCGGGAGTTGGTCGATCGCGTGACGAAGGCGCAGCCCCGCTAG
- a CDS encoding M4 family metallopeptidase, with protein MRRTVVPPYLLVRIAHLDDPAFARAARAASRSLEQDVPFRRVRPGEPSPERGAPTAAASPSPRDRVQSLQRTIADAQTTETLPGTVVRREGDPATGDAAVDEAYDSLGAMSAFLQGAYGRDSIDDAWLPLDATVHFGEDYDNAFWDGSRMVFGDGDGQGITECTANLVYRGQSGALNESVSDVFGALLEQYGAGQSADEACWLIGEGLFTDEVQGSALRSMIAPGTAYDDDVLGSDPQPGSMADYVETDDDNGGVHINSGIPNRAFAVAATTLGGKAWERAGQVWYDVLTGDVLTATASFEAFAALTVQAAAARYGAGSEVEDAVRTGWSTVGVTLPA; from the coding sequence ATGAGACGAACCGTCGTACCGCCGTACCTCCTCGTCCGCATCGCCCACCTCGACGATCCGGCGTTCGCCCGGGCCGCGCGGGCCGCGAGCCGCTCGCTCGAGCAGGACGTGCCCTTCCGGCGCGTGCGCCCCGGCGAGCCCTCGCCCGAGCGGGGAGCGCCGACCGCCGCGGCGTCACCCTCGCCGCGCGACCGGGTGCAGTCACTCCAGCGCACCATCGCGGACGCGCAGACCACCGAGACACTGCCCGGCACCGTGGTTCGCCGCGAGGGCGACCCTGCCACGGGCGATGCAGCGGTCGACGAGGCGTACGACAGCCTCGGTGCGATGTCCGCGTTCCTGCAGGGGGCGTACGGCCGCGACTCGATCGATGACGCCTGGCTGCCGTTGGACGCGACCGTGCACTTCGGCGAGGACTACGACAACGCGTTCTGGGACGGCTCGCGGATGGTCTTCGGCGACGGGGACGGCCAGGGGATCACCGAGTGCACGGCCAACCTGGTTTACCGCGGCCAGTCGGGAGCCCTCAACGAGTCGGTCTCCGACGTGTTCGGCGCCCTGCTCGAGCAGTACGGTGCCGGGCAGAGCGCGGACGAGGCATGCTGGCTGATCGGCGAGGGCCTGTTCACGGACGAGGTGCAGGGCTCGGCGCTGCGCTCGATGATCGCGCCGGGCACCGCGTACGACGACGACGTGCTCGGCTCGGACCCGCAGCCGGGTTCGATGGCCGACTACGTCGAGACCGACGACGACAACGGCGGGGTGCACATCAACTCCGGGATCCCGAACCGCGCGTTCGCCGTCGCTGCGACGACCCTCGGCGGGAAGGCGTGGGAGCGCGCCGGGCAGGTCTGGTATGACGTCCTCACCGGCGACGTCCTCACCGCGACGGCCTCCTTCGAGGCGTTCGCGGCGCTCACGGTGCAGGCGGCGGCCGCGCGCTACGGCGCCGGCTCCGAGGTGGAGGACGCGGTGCGCACCGGCTGGTCGACGGTCGGGGTGACGCTGCCCGCGTGA
- a CDS encoding molybdopterin-dependent oxidoreductase, whose amino-acid sequence MGIITRGFFGKREPNPDLPPGQYLENGFPVLSIGPTPNIHEWAFSIDGGPAGVRRWSGEEFAALPHEDVHTDIHCVTRWSKLGTSWRGVSVDTLLEGLETNAGFVMAQSFGGYTTNLALAEIRGGKAWVATEFEGKPLAAEHGGPARLLVPHLYFWKSAKWVRTLRLMPGAEPGFWEQNGYHLHGDPWKEERYW is encoded by the coding sequence ATGGGCATCATCACGCGGGGCTTCTTCGGTAAGAGGGAGCCGAACCCCGACCTCCCGCCGGGCCAGTACCTCGAGAACGGCTTCCCCGTCCTCTCGATCGGGCCGACGCCGAACATCCACGAGTGGGCCTTCTCGATCGACGGCGGGCCCGCGGGCGTGCGCCGCTGGAGCGGGGAGGAGTTCGCCGCGCTCCCGCACGAGGACGTGCACACCGACATCCACTGCGTGACGCGCTGGTCGAAGCTCGGCACCAGTTGGCGGGGCGTCTCGGTCGACACGCTGCTGGAGGGCCTGGAGACCAACGCCGGCTTCGTCATGGCGCAGAGCTTCGGCGGCTACACCACAAACCTCGCGCTCGCCGAGATCCGCGGCGGGAAGGCCTGGGTCGCCACCGAGTTCGAGGGGAAGCCGCTCGCGGCCGAGCACGGCGGCCCCGCTCGCCTGCTGGTGCCGCACCTCTACTTCTGGAAGAGCGCGAAGTGGGTGCGGACGCTGCGCCTGATGCCGGGTGCCGAGCCCGGCTTCTGGGAGCAGAACGGCTACCACCTGCACGGGGACCCCTGGAAAGAGGAGCGCTACTGGTGA
- a CDS encoding ferredoxin reductase: MIWTEALAESAAPLTPTARLLVLRAPGWPGHLAGQHLDVRLTAPDGYQASRSYSIGAPADGDRVELAVERLDDGEVSPYLVDDLVAGDRLEVRGPIGGWFVWRPEQAEPVQLIAGGSGVVPLMAMAREHARAGSAARMQLLYSVRSPAFSYYREELAALAERSAASGGVAVDHVFSRVAPAGAARPAGRVTPELLAEAVLPAAVQPTVYVCGPTSFVEAVATALVHQGHAPERVRTERFGGT; the protein is encoded by the coding sequence GTGATCTGGACGGAGGCGCTGGCCGAGTCGGCCGCACCACTCACGCCCACGGCGCGCCTGCTCGTGCTCCGCGCCCCCGGCTGGCCCGGCCACCTCGCCGGGCAGCACCTCGACGTGCGCCTCACCGCGCCCGACGGCTACCAGGCGAGCCGCTCATACTCGATCGGCGCCCCCGCGGACGGCGACCGGGTGGAGTTGGCGGTCGAGCGGCTCGATGACGGCGAGGTCTCGCCGTACCTGGTCGACGACCTCGTGGCGGGCGACCGGCTCGAGGTCCGTGGCCCGATCGGCGGCTGGTTCGTCTGGCGACCGGAGCAGGCGGAGCCCGTGCAGTTGATCGCGGGCGGGAGCGGCGTGGTGCCGCTGATGGCGATGGCGCGCGAGCATGCCCGAGCCGGGAGCGCGGCGCGGATGCAGCTGCTCTACTCGGTCCGCTCGCCCGCGTTCAGCTATTACCGTGAGGAGCTGGCGGCCCTCGCCGAGCGGTCGGCGGCGTCGGGCGGAGTCGCGGTCGACCACGTCTTCAGCCGGGTGGCACCCGCGGGAGCTGCGCGCCCGGCCGGTCGCGTCACTCCGGAACTGCTCGCCGAGGCCGTGCTGCCGGCCGCGGTGCAGCCGACCGTCTACGTCTGCGGCCCGACTTCGTTCGTTGAGGCCGTCGCCACGGCCCTCGTCCATCAGGGCCACGCCCCGGAGCGCGTGCGCACCGAGCGCTTCGGCGGTACCTGA
- a CDS encoding pyridoxamine 5'-phosphate oxidase family protein, whose product MTDTEITPADSDDRAQITELVTSAGIGLLTTVNSTGQLVSRPLKAQDIDFDGELWFFTQDPSPKVDDIRANPSVNVAFESKKGYLSVAGSATVVHDPAKVDELWSPAVAGWFPDGKDDPTVALIRVNAETVELWASDEPRPVVLLRVLKAAVTGGQPDIGENHTVSFE is encoded by the coding sequence ATGACCGACACCGAGATCACCCCCGCCGACTCCGACGACCGCGCCCAGATCACCGAGCTGGTGACGAGCGCCGGGATCGGACTGCTCACCACCGTCAACTCGACCGGGCAGCTCGTCAGCCGCCCGCTGAAGGCCCAGGACATCGACTTCGACGGCGAACTGTGGTTCTTCACCCAGGACCCGTCGCCGAAGGTCGACGACATCCGCGCGAACCCGAGCGTGAACGTGGCCTTCGAATCGAAGAAGGGCTACCTGTCGGTGGCCGGCTCAGCGACCGTCGTGCACGACCCCGCGAAGGTGGACGAGCTGTGGTCGCCGGCCGTCGCGGGCTGGTTCCCGGACGGCAAGGACGACCCGACGGTCGCGCTGATCCGCGTGAACGCTGAGACGGTGGAGCTGTGGGCGAGCGACGAACCCCGTCCGGTCGTGCTGTTGAGGGTCCTCAAGGCCGCTGTCACCGGTGGTCAGCCCGACATCGGCGAGAACCACACGGTCTCCTTCGAGTGA
- a CDS encoding MFS transporter, with amino-acid sequence MERVSQTPAAPRRSHVLDVAPLRESPAFARLWAGNVISGIGGQMTIVAVGLHVYELTGSTLAVALVGVVALVPTVIAGLYGGMLADAFDRRLVLLLAAIVAWGSTVGIAALAWLSAETPLSLYLLTAANAVATTVIVATRMTLAPRLLRTELVPAAAALGGIASGLEVTVGPALAGVLVASSGFALTYTIDVVLFLAAFLGIVGLPALVPEGERQRPGLESLRYGLRFLRSAPNVRMSFLVDIVAMTFGQPRVVFPAAAAVLLGGGAVTVGALTAAFAIGALLSGVFSGRLSGVRGQGVAISRSIQVYGAFVMAFGAVLLGAALTRSDPSSANTGVITLAAVALAGAGAADNVSSIFRQTMLQTAVPDNMRGRLQGVFIVVVTGGPRVGDLYTGLLASLALLWLPPLAGGLAIIAILAAVLRLRPGFRAYDALHPTA; translated from the coding sequence ATGGAGCGAGTGAGCCAGACACCCGCTGCCCCCCGGCGCAGCCATGTCCTCGACGTCGCGCCCCTCCGCGAGTCGCCCGCCTTCGCCCGGCTCTGGGCCGGCAACGTGATCTCTGGCATCGGTGGACAGATGACGATCGTCGCGGTCGGGCTGCACGTCTACGAGCTCACCGGGTCGACCCTGGCTGTCGCGCTGGTCGGCGTCGTGGCGCTGGTGCCGACCGTGATCGCCGGACTCTACGGCGGGATGCTCGCCGATGCCTTCGACCGCCGCCTGGTGCTGCTGCTCGCCGCGATCGTGGCCTGGGGTTCGACCGTGGGCATCGCCGCGCTCGCCTGGCTCAGCGCCGAGACTCCGCTCTCCCTCTACCTCCTGACGGCCGCGAACGCCGTCGCGACCACCGTGATCGTGGCCACCCGGATGACGCTGGCTCCGCGACTGCTCCGGACCGAGTTGGTCCCCGCGGCCGCCGCCCTGGGCGGCATCGCGAGTGGACTGGAGGTGACGGTCGGGCCCGCACTCGCCGGCGTACTCGTGGCCTCCTCGGGCTTCGCGCTCACGTACACGATCGACGTCGTACTGTTCCTCGCCGCGTTCCTCGGCATCGTGGGGCTGCCCGCGCTCGTGCCGGAGGGAGAGCGGCAGCGGCCGGGGCTGGAGTCGCTCCGCTACGGCCTGCGCTTTCTTCGGAGTGCACCGAACGTGCGGATGTCCTTCCTCGTCGACATCGTGGCGATGACCTTCGGGCAGCCCCGCGTGGTGTTTCCCGCCGCTGCCGCGGTGCTGTTGGGCGGCGGCGCGGTGACGGTCGGTGCGCTCACGGCCGCGTTCGCGATCGGCGCGCTGCTCAGCGGTGTGTTCTCCGGGCGGCTGAGCGGAGTGCGCGGCCAGGGCGTCGCGATCAGCCGCTCGATCCAGGTGTACGGAGCGTTCGTGATGGCGTTCGGTGCGGTCCTGCTCGGGGCGGCACTGACGCGCAGCGACCCGTCCTCGGCGAACACGGGCGTGATCACTCTGGCCGCGGTCGCGCTGGCCGGGGCGGGGGCCGCCGACAACGTCAGCTCGATCTTCCGGCAGACGATGCTGCAGACCGCGGTTCCCGACAACATGCGCGGTCGGCTCCAGGGAGTGTTCATCGTGGTGGTGACGGGCGGTCCGCGAGTCGGCGATCTCTATACGGGTCTGCTCGCCTCGCTCGCGCTGCTCTGGCTACCGCCGCTCGCGGGCGGACTCGCGATCATCGCGATCCTCGCTGCCGTGCTGCGGCTGCGACCCGGATTCCGGGCGTACGACGCTCTGCACCCGACGGCCTGA
- the rpsO gene encoding 30S ribosomal protein S15, which produces MALEAEVKKAIIEEYATHPGDTGSPEVQVAVLTKRIKDLTEHLKEHKHDHHSRRGLLLLVGQRRRLLGYLSDVDINRYRSLIERLGLRR; this is translated from the coding sequence ATGGCACTCGAAGCAGAGGTCAAGAAGGCGATCATCGAAGAGTACGCGACCCACCCCGGTGACACCGGATCCCCCGAGGTGCAGGTGGCCGTCCTGACCAAGCGGATCAAGGACCTCACCGAGCACCTCAAGGAGCACAAGCACGACCACCACTCGCGTCGTGGTCTGCTGCTGCTCGTGGGTCAGCGTCGTCGACTCCTCGGCTACCTGTCAGACGTGGACATCAACCGCTACCGCTCGCTGATCGAGCGTCTGGGTCTGCGCCGCTAG
- a CDS encoding polyribonucleotide nucleotidyltransferase has product MEGPEITFAEAVLDNGSYGTRTIRFETGRLAQQAQGAVAAYLDEDTMLLSATSASKNPKDNFDFFPLTVDVEERSYAAGKIPGSFFRREGRPSTEAILVCRLIDRPLRPSFVEGLRNEVQIVITVLSIAPDEFYDALAINAASASTQISGLPFSGPVAGVRLALMSDGSGNDQWVAFPKASQLENAVFDLTVAGRVVTNEDGSSDVAIMMVEAEATESSWNLIKAGATKPSEDVVAEGLEAAKPFLRALVEAQATLAAETAKPVKDYPVFLPYAQDTYDNVAELSYDELVRVYQIADKVERQDADDALKARVKEQIAERIASGQLSAEAYTQVGAAYKSVTKVVVRGRILRDGVRIDGRGLADIRPLDAEVQVIPRVHGSAIFQRGETQILGVTTLNMLKMEQQIDSLSPVTKKRYLHHYNFPPYSTGETGRVGSPKRREIGHGFLAERALVPVLPSREEFPYAIRQVSEALSSNGSTSMGSVCASTLSLLNAGVPLRAPVAGIAMGLVSDVVDGQTRYAALTDILGAEDALGDMDFKVAGTSEFVTAIQLDTKLDGIPSSVLDAALKQAKDARTTILAVLTAAIDQPDEMAPTAPRVISVQIPVDKIGELIGPKGKTINAIQDETGADISIEEDGTVYIGAVDGPSAEAARAQVNAIANPTNPEVGEQFLGTVVKLATFGAFVSLLPGKDGLLHISEVRKLAGGKRVENVEDVLGVGQKLLVQITKIDDRGKLSLAPVLAEEADAEAPAES; this is encoded by the coding sequence TTGGAAGGTCCTGAAATCACATTCGCCGAAGCCGTTCTCGACAACGGCTCGTATGGCACCCGCACCATCCGCTTCGAGACTGGCCGGCTCGCGCAGCAGGCTCAGGGCGCCGTCGCCGCCTACCTCGATGAGGACACCATGCTCCTCTCGGCCACGTCGGCGTCGAAGAACCCGAAGGACAACTTCGACTTCTTCCCGCTGACGGTCGACGTCGAGGAGCGTTCCTACGCCGCGGGCAAGATCCCCGGCTCGTTCTTCCGCCGCGAGGGGCGCCCCTCCACCGAGGCGATCCTGGTCTGCCGTCTGATCGACCGGCCGTTGCGCCCCTCGTTCGTCGAGGGCCTGCGCAACGAAGTCCAGATCGTCATCACGGTCCTCAGCATCGCGCCGGACGAGTTCTACGACGCCCTCGCTATCAACGCCGCGAGCGCCTCGACTCAGATCTCGGGCCTGCCCTTCTCCGGCCCCGTCGCCGGTGTCCGCCTCGCGCTCATGTCCGACGGCTCGGGCAACGACCAGTGGGTCGCCTTCCCCAAGGCCTCGCAGCTCGAGAACGCCGTCTTCGACCTCACCGTCGCTGGTCGCGTCGTCACCAACGAGGACGGTTCCTCCGATGTCGCCATCATGATGGTCGAGGCCGAGGCCACCGAGTCTTCCTGGAACCTCATCAAGGCGGGTGCGACCAAGCCCAGCGAGGACGTCGTCGCCGAGGGCCTCGAGGCAGCGAAGCCCTTCCTCCGCGCGCTCGTCGAGGCGCAGGCGACGCTTGCCGCCGAGACCGCGAAGCCGGTCAAGGACTACCCGGTGTTCCTGCCCTACGCGCAGGACACCTACGATAATGTCGCCGAACTCAGCTACGACGAGCTCGTCCGCGTCTACCAGATCGCCGATAAGGTCGAGCGCCAGGACGCCGACGACGCCCTGAAGGCACGGGTCAAGGAGCAGATCGCCGAGCGCATCGCCTCGGGTCAGCTCTCGGCCGAGGCCTACACGCAGGTCGGAGCAGCGTACAAGTCCGTCACGAAGGTGGTCGTCCGCGGCCGCATCCTCCGCGACGGCGTGCGCATCGACGGACGCGGTCTGGCCGACATCCGCCCGCTCGACGCCGAGGTGCAGGTCATCCCGCGCGTCCACGGCTCGGCGATCTTCCAGCGCGGCGAGACCCAGATTCTGGGCGTCACCACGCTGAACATGCTCAAGATGGAGCAGCAGATCGACTCGCTGTCGCCCGTCACCAAGAAGCGCTACCTGCACCACTACAACTTCCCGCCCTACTCGACCGGTGAAACCGGCCGCGTCGGTTCGCCGAAGCGTCGCGAGATCGGGCACGGCTTCCTCGCCGAGCGCGCCCTCGTGCCGGTGCTGCCCAGCCGCGAGGAGTTCCCCTACGCGATCCGCCAGGTCTCCGAGGCCCTGAGCTCTAACGGCTCGACCTCGATGGGCTCGGTCTGCGCGTCCACCCTGTCGCTGCTCAACGCCGGTGTGCCGCTGCGCGCTCCGGTCGCGGGCATCGCGATGGGCCTGGTGTCCGACGTCGTCGACGGTCAGACCCGCTACGCGGCGCTGACCGACATCCTGGGCGCGGAGGACGCGCTCGGCGACATGGACTTCAAGGTCGCCGGCACCTCCGAGTTCGTCACCGCCATCCAGCTCGACACCAAGCTCGACGGCATCCCGTCCTCGGTCCTCGACGCCGCTCTCAAGCAGGCCAAGGACGCCCGCACCACGATCCTCGCGGTGCTCACGGCGGCCATCGATCAGCCTGATGAGATGGCTCCGACCGCGCCCCGCGTGATCTCGGTGCAGATTCCCGTCGACAAGATCGGCGAGCTGATCGGCCCCAAGGGCAAGACGATCAACGCGATTCAGGACGAGACCGGCGCCGACATCTCCATCGAGGAGGACGGCACCGTCTACATCGGAGCCGTCGACGGTCCGTCGGCCGAGGCCGCGCGTGCGCAGGTCAACGCCATCGCGAACCCGACCAACCCCGAGGTCGGCGAGCAGTTCCTCGGAACCGTCGTCAAGCTCGCGACCTTCGGTGCGTTCGTCTCGCTCCTGCCGGGCAAGGACGGACTGCTCCACATCAGCGAGGTCCGCAAGCTCGCCGGTGGCAAGCGCGTCGAGAACGTCGAGGACGTCCTCGGAGTCGGTCAGAAGCTGCTCGTGCAGATCACCAAGATCGACGACCGCGGCAAGCTGTCCCTCGCGCCCGTCCTGGCCGAGGAAGCCGACGCCGAGGCTCCCGCCGAGAGCTGA